TGGTTCGCACCGCTGCTTCTGATCACGATCGCCATTACAGGTGTCTATTCTTATTCTGTCGCCTCTAATGAAATCGTTTCCAAGATGAAGCTTGAGCAGGTCAACACAGCACGGCAAGCGATCGATCATTTGGATTACATCGCCCAGGATGCGCTTGATATTTCCGACTACTTATATTTGACACCGGAAATTCAAGTGATGCTGAGATCGGACGCCAATGGAGAAAATTACATCACCAATGATTCCATTCTCATGATAAACCGATTGATGGTGACACGTCCTTACTTCCAATTTTTGACGATTTATTCACCTCACTTTGATCCGATCCAGTTCAACAATAAGGGCCTTTCCTCGGCTATCCCCTTTGATGAATTCAAAGATAAGTTTGATTACGAGGGGTTTTTACAAAGAAAAAAATCGATGAATGGAGCGTCGAGGTTCCAAACCATAAGAAGAGCATTTTTTACGGAGATACGAAAAATAAACTGCTGTTAACGAAAATCCTGAAAAATGACCTTACCTTGAAGCCGGAGGGTGTCCTGATTCTAGGCATCGATGAAAAGGATATCCGCCGTTCCTATGCGTCTCCAAGCGACCGAACGACCATTCTTGTCGTCAATTCAGACGGTCACATCATCTCGGATACGAATGGCTCCTGGATTGGCAAGCCCCTTGGTGAGCTTCCTTATTTTACAAGACAGATTGAGGATCCTGATCAGATTGATGCCGCTATCGAGCAATCCAAGTGGGTATTCTCTCATGATCAGTCCCTGCTCACCGGCTGGCACGTGCTTGTCCTGCAGCCCCGTGGCGATCTGCTCTCGCAGCTGAATCGTATTAAATGGATCACAGCTCTCATCTTATGTCTTACATTTATGATCAGCCTCATTGTCTCCTGGTCTGTAGCCAGTGTCATTACGAGTCCTATGAAATCGATTCTGTCGTCCATGAAAAAATTTCAAAAGGGTGACTTTACTCAACAGGTCTCCGTTCAAGGCAAGGATGAAATCGGTCAGCTTGGCAGCGGTTACAATATCATGGTTCAAAGGATCAGCCAGCTCATTGACGATGTTTATGCCTTTGAAATCAAGCAGCGTCAAGCCGAGCTTAAGGTGCTGCAATCGCAAATCAACCCGCATTTTTTATATAACACCCTTAACACAATTGCATGGACAGCACAAAAAGGCGGCGAGCATACAGTTGCGGAGATGATCTACTCCCTATCCGGCATCTTCCAAATCAGCCTCAGCAAAGGCCGCGACGATATCGAGCTGCAGGAGGAGATGAAGCTGGCTGAGCATTACTTATTTTTACAAAAGATGCGGTATCGGGGGAAGCTGACTTATGAGATGGATTTTGCTCCCGAATATTCGGCATTCAAAATTCCAAAGCTGCTCATCCAGCCGCTGATCGAGAACGCCATTGTACATGGCATCGAGCCGCTTATTGATGATGTAGGATTTATTCATGTAACCGTAGGCTCAGCTGAAGGATCGCCAGGTATGATAAGTATAGAGGTTACGGATAACGGAGTCGGTATTCCGGCGGATA
This genomic window from Paenibacillus hexagrammi contains:
- a CDS encoding sensor histidine kinase gives rise to the protein MKPEGVLILGIDEKDIRRSYASPSDRTTILVVNSDGHIISDTNGSWIGKPLGELPYFTRQIEDPDQIDAAIEQSKWVFSHDQSLLTGWHVLVLQPRGDLLSQLNRIKWITALILCLTFMISLIVSWSVASVITSPMKSILSSMKKFQKGDFTQQVSVQGKDEIGQLGSGYNIMVQRISQLIDDVYAFEIKQRQAELKVLQSQINPHFLYNTLNTIAWTAQKGGEHTVAEMIYSLSGIFQISLSKGRDDIELQEEMKLAEHYLFLQKMRYRGKLTYEMDFAPEYSAFKIPKLLIQPLIENAIVHGIEPLIDDVGFIHVTVGSAEGSPGMISIEVTDNGVGIPADKLKSIQQQLSWAAPQPPVHNESFAVLNIMNRIRLFYGEAAIMQINSVEHFGTRVQLLLPEPRR